Proteins co-encoded in one Pseudophryne corroboree isolate aPseCor3 chromosome 1, aPseCor3.hap2, whole genome shotgun sequence genomic window:
- the LOC135026854 gene encoding proteinase-activated receptor 1-like isoform X3 has translation MSNRDIRRSPRDGDMPERVLIASEMIKHYEHNYWGRHTFDKMTGNETSNSAEDGRDLNLSSSQVPHSRIIEKTITEEAKIIFTGKLLTVFAPSVSTVVLIVSLPLNLLAIIMFLFKMKVRKPAVVYMLNLAAADVLFVTLLPFSIAYRFSGNKWMIGDGMCRFYITAFYCNMYCSILLMTSISVDRFLAVVYPMQSLSWRTTGRAWLVCVCIWVLSIAGTVPLLIREQTQYIAALDTTICYDVQDIEDVQRFFVNYFLIFISAFFFLPLVITVVCYIGIIHNLSSPKLENSFKRSRALFMTVTVLLVFVLCFGPTNVIFLIWCLHFHKKSNPSLYCAYILSVCISSISCCLDPLIYYYASSQCQRYMYSLLTCNRGGEVPSKKYQRNVHTKQPAERALLA, from the exons GTGACGGAGATATGCCAGAGAGAGTTTTAATCGCTTCTGAAATGATAAAACATTATGAACATAATTACTGGGGACGACATACATTTGATAAAATGACAG GGAATGAAACCTCTAACAGCGCTGAAGATGGCCGTGACCTGAATTTATCATCAAGTCAAGTTCCCCATTCACGGATAATAGAAAAAACAATTACTGAGGAAGCCAAAATAATTTTCACTGGCAAGTTGCTGACTGTATTTGCTCCATCCGTGTCCACCGTGGTGCTCATTGTGTCTCTGCCTCTCAATCTTCTGGCCATCATCATGTTCCTGTTCAAGATGAAGGTCAGGAAGCCAGCGGTGGTCTACATGCTGAACCTGGCGGCCGCTGATGTGCTCTTTGTGACTCTGCTGCCTTTCAGCATCGCTTATCGATTCTCCGGGAATAAGTGGATGATTGGAGATGGAATGTGTCGCTTCTACATCACAGCATTTTACTGCAACATGTACTGCTCCATCCTACTCATGACCAGCATCAGTGTGGACAGGTTCCTGGCCGTGGTGTATCCAATGCAGTCTCTCTCCTGGCGTACCACGGGGCGAGCTTGGCTGGTCTGTGTCTGTATATGGGTGTTATCCATAGCCGGCACTGTGCCACTTCTCATAAGAGAACAGACACAGTACATTGCCGCTTTGGATACCACAATTTGTTATGATGTGCAGGACATTGAAGATGTGCAGAGATTTTTTGTAAACTATTTCCTAATTTTTATCTCTGCTTTCTTCTTCTTGCCTTTAGTCATTACAGTTGTCTGTTACATTGGAATCATCCATAACCTAAGCTCCCCCAAACTTGAAAACTCCTTTAAGCGATCTCGCGCTTTGTTTATGACAGTGACTGTGCTCTTGGTGTTTGTACTTTGCTTTGGACCAACAAATGTCATCTTTTTAATTTGGTGTCTTCATTTTCATAAGAAATCTAATCCATCTCTGTATTGTGCCTACATTCTGTCTGTCTGTATTAGCAGCATCAGTTGTTGCCTTGATCCTCTTATCTATTACTATGCATCCTCCCAGTGTCAGAGATACATGTACAGCTTGCTGACTTGTAATAGAGGTGGGGAAGTACCATCAAAGAAATATCAGAGGAATGTTCACACCAAACAACCTGCTGAACGGGCTCTGCTAGCATAA
- the LOC135026854 gene encoding proteinase-activated receptor 1-like isoform X2, with amino-acid sequence MDCLWTKLSNYIITKGDGDMPERVLIASEMIKHYEHNYWGRHTFDKMTGNETSNSAEDGRDLNLSSSQVPHSRIIEKTITEEAKIIFTGKLLTVFAPSVSTVVLIVSLPLNLLAIIMFLFKMKVRKPAVVYMLNLAAADVLFVTLLPFSIAYRFSGNKWMIGDGMCRFYITAFYCNMYCSILLMTSISVDRFLAVVYPMQSLSWRTTGRAWLVCVCIWVLSIAGTVPLLIREQTQYIAALDTTICYDVQDIEDVQRFFVNYFLIFISAFFFLPLVITVVCYIGIIHNLSSPKLENSFKRSRALFMTVTVLLVFVLCFGPTNVIFLIWCLHFHKKSNPSLYCAYILSVCISSISCCLDPLIYYYASSQCQRYMYSLLTCNRGGEVPSKKYQRNVHTKQPAERALLA; translated from the exons GTGACGGAGATATGCCAGAGAGAGTTTTAATCGCTTCTGAAATGATAAAACATTATGAACATAATTACTGGGGACGACATACATTTGATAAAATGACAG GGAATGAAACCTCTAACAGCGCTGAAGATGGCCGTGACCTGAATTTATCATCAAGTCAAGTTCCCCATTCACGGATAATAGAAAAAACAATTACTGAGGAAGCCAAAATAATTTTCACTGGCAAGTTGCTGACTGTATTTGCTCCATCCGTGTCCACCGTGGTGCTCATTGTGTCTCTGCCTCTCAATCTTCTGGCCATCATCATGTTCCTGTTCAAGATGAAGGTCAGGAAGCCAGCGGTGGTCTACATGCTGAACCTGGCGGCCGCTGATGTGCTCTTTGTGACTCTGCTGCCTTTCAGCATCGCTTATCGATTCTCCGGGAATAAGTGGATGATTGGAGATGGAATGTGTCGCTTCTACATCACAGCATTTTACTGCAACATGTACTGCTCCATCCTACTCATGACCAGCATCAGTGTGGACAGGTTCCTGGCCGTGGTGTATCCAATGCAGTCTCTCTCCTGGCGTACCACGGGGCGAGCTTGGCTGGTCTGTGTCTGTATATGGGTGTTATCCATAGCCGGCACTGTGCCACTTCTCATAAGAGAACAGACACAGTACATTGCCGCTTTGGATACCACAATTTGTTATGATGTGCAGGACATTGAAGATGTGCAGAGATTTTTTGTAAACTATTTCCTAATTTTTATCTCTGCTTTCTTCTTCTTGCCTTTAGTCATTACAGTTGTCTGTTACATTGGAATCATCCATAACCTAAGCTCCCCCAAACTTGAAAACTCCTTTAAGCGATCTCGCGCTTTGTTTATGACAGTGACTGTGCTCTTGGTGTTTGTACTTTGCTTTGGACCAACAAATGTCATCTTTTTAATTTGGTGTCTTCATTTTCATAAGAAATCTAATCCATCTCTGTATTGTGCCTACATTCTGTCTGTCTGTATTAGCAGCATCAGTTGTTGCCTTGATCCTCTTATCTATTACTATGCATCCTCCCAGTGTCAGAGATACATGTACAGCTTGCTGACTTGTAATAGAGGTGGGGAAGTACCATCAAAGAAATATCAGAGGAATGTTCACACCAAACAACCTGCTGAACGGGCTCTGCTAGCATAA
- the LOC135026854 gene encoding proteinase-activated receptor 1-like isoform X1 yields the protein MSNRDIRRSPHGDFDNDYCDASSDSMKSSSGDGDMPERVLIASEMIKHYEHNYWGRHTFDKMTGNETSNSAEDGRDLNLSSSQVPHSRIIEKTITEEAKIIFTGKLLTVFAPSVSTVVLIVSLPLNLLAIIMFLFKMKVRKPAVVYMLNLAAADVLFVTLLPFSIAYRFSGNKWMIGDGMCRFYITAFYCNMYCSILLMTSISVDRFLAVVYPMQSLSWRTTGRAWLVCVCIWVLSIAGTVPLLIREQTQYIAALDTTICYDVQDIEDVQRFFVNYFLIFISAFFFLPLVITVVCYIGIIHNLSSPKLENSFKRSRALFMTVTVLLVFVLCFGPTNVIFLIWCLHFHKKSNPSLYCAYILSVCISSISCCLDPLIYYYASSQCQRYMYSLLTCNRGGEVPSKKYQRNVHTKQPAERALLA from the exons GTGACGGAGATATGCCAGAGAGAGTTTTAATCGCTTCTGAAATGATAAAACATTATGAACATAATTACTGGGGACGACATACATTTGATAAAATGACAG GGAATGAAACCTCTAACAGCGCTGAAGATGGCCGTGACCTGAATTTATCATCAAGTCAAGTTCCCCATTCACGGATAATAGAAAAAACAATTACTGAGGAAGCCAAAATAATTTTCACTGGCAAGTTGCTGACTGTATTTGCTCCATCCGTGTCCACCGTGGTGCTCATTGTGTCTCTGCCTCTCAATCTTCTGGCCATCATCATGTTCCTGTTCAAGATGAAGGTCAGGAAGCCAGCGGTGGTCTACATGCTGAACCTGGCGGCCGCTGATGTGCTCTTTGTGACTCTGCTGCCTTTCAGCATCGCTTATCGATTCTCCGGGAATAAGTGGATGATTGGAGATGGAATGTGTCGCTTCTACATCACAGCATTTTACTGCAACATGTACTGCTCCATCCTACTCATGACCAGCATCAGTGTGGACAGGTTCCTGGCCGTGGTGTATCCAATGCAGTCTCTCTCCTGGCGTACCACGGGGCGAGCTTGGCTGGTCTGTGTCTGTATATGGGTGTTATCCATAGCCGGCACTGTGCCACTTCTCATAAGAGAACAGACACAGTACATTGCCGCTTTGGATACCACAATTTGTTATGATGTGCAGGACATTGAAGATGTGCAGAGATTTTTTGTAAACTATTTCCTAATTTTTATCTCTGCTTTCTTCTTCTTGCCTTTAGTCATTACAGTTGTCTGTTACATTGGAATCATCCATAACCTAAGCTCCCCCAAACTTGAAAACTCCTTTAAGCGATCTCGCGCTTTGTTTATGACAGTGACTGTGCTCTTGGTGTTTGTACTTTGCTTTGGACCAACAAATGTCATCTTTTTAATTTGGTGTCTTCATTTTCATAAGAAATCTAATCCATCTCTGTATTGTGCCTACATTCTGTCTGTCTGTATTAGCAGCATCAGTTGTTGCCTTGATCCTCTTATCTATTACTATGCATCCTCCCAGTGTCAGAGATACATGTACAGCTTGCTGACTTGTAATAGAGGTGGGGAAGTACCATCAAAGAAATATCAGAGGAATGTTCACACCAAACAACCTGCTGAACGGGCTCTGCTAGCATAA